The following coding sequences are from one Roseburia hominis A2-183 window:
- the gatB gene encoding Asp-tRNA(Asn)/Glu-tRNA(Gln) amidotransferase subunit GatB gives MSKTYETVIGLEVHVELATKTKIFCGCSTAFGGAPNSHTCPVCTGMPGSLPVLNKQVVEYAMAVGLATNCTITQYCKFDRKNYFYPDNPQNYQISQLYLPICRSGGVEIETAAGKKTIGIHEIHMEEDAGKLVHDEWEDVSIVDYNRSGVPLIEIVSEPDMRSAEEVIAYLEKLRLIIQYLGASDCKLNEGSMRADVNLSVREAGAAEFGTRTEMKNLNSFKAIARAIEGERARQIELIEEGKKVIQETRRWDDNKESSHAMRSKEDAQDYRYFPEPDLVPVVISDEWIERVKARQPEMRDEKLIRYQDEFGLPKYDAEILTGDKSFADLFEAAAAICGKPKKVSNWIMTETIRLLKENEMDPDQIRFSPEHLAKLVDLADAGSVTNTVAKEVFEKVFKEDIDPEAYVKEKGLLTVNDEGALRETVAKVIAENPQSVEDYHNGKEKAIGFLVGQTMKAMKGKANPALVNQILKELL, from the coding sequence ATGAGCAAAACATACGAAACCGTAATCGGACTGGAAGTCCATGTAGAATTAGCGACAAAGACAAAAATTTTCTGCGGCTGCTCGACAGCCTTTGGCGGAGCGCCCAACAGCCACACCTGCCCGGTGTGCACCGGTATGCCGGGATCCCTTCCGGTATTGAACAAGCAGGTGGTGGAATATGCGATGGCGGTCGGACTTGCGACGAACTGCACAATCACCCAGTATTGCAAATTTGACCGCAAGAACTATTTTTACCCGGATAACCCGCAGAACTATCAGATTTCCCAACTGTATCTGCCGATCTGCCGCAGCGGCGGCGTGGAGATCGAGACGGCTGCCGGCAAAAAGACGATCGGTATCCACGAGATCCATATGGAGGAAGATGCGGGAAAACTGGTGCATGACGAGTGGGAGGACGTGTCCATCGTGGATTACAACCGTTCCGGCGTTCCGCTGATCGAGATCGTGTCGGAACCGGATATGCGCTCCGCGGAGGAGGTCATTGCCTATCTGGAAAAATTGAGGCTGATCATCCAGTATCTCGGTGCATCGGACTGCAAATTAAACGAAGGTTCCATGCGTGCCGACGTCAACCTGTCCGTCAGGGAGGCGGGAGCCGCTGAGTTTGGAACACGTACCGAGATGAAAAACCTGAACTCTTTCAAGGCGATCGCGAGAGCCATCGAAGGCGAGCGCGCCCGCCAGATCGAATTGATCGAGGAGGGGAAAAAGGTCATCCAGGAGACCCGCCGCTGGGATGACAACAAGGAATCCTCCCACGCGATGCGATCCAAGGAGGACGCACAGGACTACCGTTATTTCCCGGAGCCGGATCTGGTTCCGGTGGTCATCAGCGACGAGTGGATTGAGCGCGTGAAGGCACGCCAGCCGGAGATGCGGGATGAGAAGCTGATCCGCTATCAGGATGAGTTCGGTCTGCCAAAATACGATGCGGAGATCCTGACCGGAGACAAATCATTTGCAGATCTGTTTGAGGCAGCGGCCGCGATCTGCGGAAAGCCGAAAAAAGTCTCCAACTGGATCATGACGGAGACAATCCGCCTGTTAAAAGAAAATGAAATGGATCCGGATCAGATCCGCTTTTCACCGGAACATCTTGCAAAGCTGGTGGATCTTGCGGATGCCGGTTCCGTCACCAACACCGTGGCAAAGGAAGTCTTCGAGAAAGTCTTTAAAGAGGACATTGATCCGGAAGCCTATGTGAAGGAAAAGGGGCTTTTGACAGTCAATGACGAGGGAGCACTCCGTGAGACGGTGGCGAAAGTCATTGCGGAGAATCCGCAGTCGGTGGAGGATTACCACAATGGAAAAGAAAAAGCGATCGGCTTTCTGGTCGGACAGACGATGAAAGCGATGAAGGGAAAGGCAAATCCTGCACTGGTGAACCAGATCTTAAAAGAATTGCTGTAA
- the gatA gene encoding Asp-tRNA(Asn)/Glu-tRNA(Gln) amidotransferase subunit GatA: MSLMSLTAVELGRKIKEKEVTVEEAVTAALDAIEKREAQVHSFVTVDREGALKRAKEVQAKINAGELTGPLAGVPVAIKDNMCTKGLLTTCSSKILYNFVPTYTAEAVLNLEKAGAVILGKTNMDEFAMGSTTETSAYGVTKNPWNTGHVPGGSSGGSCAAVAAEECSYALGSDTGGSIRQPSSFCGVTGIKPTYGTVSRYGLIAYGSSLDQIGPIAKDVTDCATILEAIASHDVKDSTSVQREDYDFTTALVDDVRGMKIGIPRDYFGDGLDPEVKAAVLGAAKKLEEKGAIVEEFDLSLVEYAIPAYYVIACAEASSNLARFDGVKYGYRTEQYDGLHNMYKKTRSEGFGAEAKRRIMLGSFVLSSGYYDAYYLKALRTKALIKQAFDKAFEKYDVILGPAAPTTAPKLGESLSDPLKMYLGDIYTISVNLAGLPGITLPCGTDQSGLPIGLQLIGDCFAEKKIIRAAYAYEQTRSYEHSPLAR; encoded by the coding sequence ATGAGTTTGATGAGTTTGACTGCCGTGGAACTCGGCAGAAAGATAAAAGAAAAAGAAGTGACCGTCGAGGAGGCAGTGACGGCGGCTTTAGATGCGATTGAGAAGCGTGAGGCACAGGTGCACAGCTTTGTGACGGTCGACAGAGAGGGCGCATTAAAGCGTGCCAAGGAAGTGCAGGCGAAGATTAATGCGGGAGAACTGACCGGACCGCTTGCGGGTGTGCCGGTAGCGATCAAGGACAACATGTGCACGAAGGGATTGCTTACGACCTGTTCTTCCAAAATTTTATACAATTTCGTCCCGACCTACACAGCGGAGGCGGTCCTTAATCTGGAAAAGGCAGGAGCGGTCATCCTCGGCAAGACGAACATGGATGAGTTTGCTATGGGAAGCACGACCGAGACCTCGGCGTACGGCGTGACAAAAAATCCGTGGAACACCGGGCATGTGCCGGGTGGTTCGTCGGGCGGTTCCTGCGCGGCGGTTGCAGCGGAAGAGTGCAGCTATGCGCTCGGTTCCGACACCGGTGGCTCGATCCGTCAGCCGAGCTCCTTCTGCGGCGTGACCGGCATCAAGCCGACTTACGGAACGGTATCCCGGTACGGACTGATTGCCTACGGTTCCTCCCTGGATCAGATCGGACCGATCGCCAAGGATGTGACCGACTGCGCGACGATCTTAGAGGCGATCGCATCACATGACGTCAAAGATTCCACATCGGTGCAGCGCGAGGACTATGATTTTACAACGGCGCTTGTGGATGATGTGCGTGGGATGAAGATCGGTATCCCGAGAGACTATTTCGGCGACGGACTGGACCCGGAGGTAAAGGCGGCGGTTCTTGGCGCGGCAAAGAAGCTGGAGGAGAAAGGTGCGATCGTGGAGGAGTTTGATTTAAGTCTGGTCGAGTATGCAATCCCGGCTTACTATGTCATCGCCTGCGCGGAGGCGAGCTCCAACCTGGCACGTTTTGACGGTGTCAAATACGGTTATCGCACAGAGCAGTATGACGGGCTTCACAATATGTACAAAAAGACCCGCTCCGAAGGATTCGGCGCGGAAGCGAAGCGACGTATCATGCTGGGATCTTTCGTGCTGAGCAGCGGTTACTATGATGCCTACTATTTAAAGGCACTCCGCACGAAGGCGCTGATCAAGCAGGCGTTTGACAAGGCATTTGAAAAATATGACGTGATCTTAGGACCGGCGGCACCGACGACGGCACCGAAGCTTGGCGAGTCCTTGAGCGATCCGCTGAAAATGTATCTGGGCGACATCTATACGATTTCCGTGAACCTTGCGGGACTCCCGGGAATTACGCTTCCCTGCGGAACGGATCAGAGCGGACTCCCGATCGGTTTGCAGCTCATCGGTGATTGCTTTGCGGAGAAAAAAATCATCCGCGCGGCATACGCTTATGAGCAGACCAGAAGCTACGAACACAGTCCGTTGGCACGATGA
- the gatC gene encoding Asp-tRNA(Asn)/Glu-tRNA(Gln) amidotransferase subunit GatC yields the protein MISDETIEYVGILAKLELDDEEKERAKKDMGEMLDYIDKLNELDTEGVEPMSHVFPVNNVFREDVVTNGDGSADTLANAPVKKDGGFKVPKTIS from the coding sequence GTGATTTCCGATGAGACGATCGAGTACGTCGGAATCCTTGCGAAGCTGGAGCTTGACGACGAGGAAAAAGAGCGGGCGAAGAAAGATATGGGGGAGATGCTCGATTACATTGACAAACTCAATGAACTGGACACGGAGGGCGTGGAACCGATGTCGCATGTATTCCCGGTGAATAATGTATTCCGGGAGGATGTGGTGACAAATGGCGACGGAAGTGCAGACACACTTGCGAACGCTCCGGTGAAAAAAGACGGCGGCTTTAAGGTTCCGAAGACGATCTCATAA
- a CDS encoding NUDIX hydrolase, translating into MNIEQQIADYKPYNEQEAHDQAVMRQLLATQPDLFTRENQVAHMTASSWLLNATHDKVLMIYHNIYHSWAWTGGHADGDRDLLAVAKREAMEETGVTEIRAISEDIFSLEILTVDGHEKRGAYVPSHLHLNVSYLLEADEAEVLRIKPDENSGVRWFFLEEALAACSEPWMIERVYKKLNAKVRERFGGTYGMQRGE; encoded by the coding sequence ATGAACATAGAACAACAGATTGCAGACTACAAGCCGTACAATGAGCAGGAAGCACACGATCAGGCAGTGATGCGGCAGCTTCTTGCCACACAGCCGGATTTATTTACAAGAGAGAATCAGGTGGCGCATATGACAGCGTCATCGTGGCTGTTGAACGCCACGCACGATAAGGTGCTGATGATCTATCATAACATTTATCACTCGTGGGCGTGGACGGGCGGTCATGCGGACGGAGACAGAGACCTTCTGGCGGTTGCGAAGCGCGAGGCGATGGAGGAGACCGGCGTGACAGAGATACGGGCGATTTCGGAAGACATCTTTTCACTTGAGATTCTGACGGTCGACGGGCATGAGAAGCGTGGAGCCTACGTGCCGTCGCATCTGCATCTGAATGTGTCGTATCTTCTGGAGGCGGATGAAGCCGAAGTGCTTCGCATCAAGCCGGACGAGAACAGCGGTGTGCGGTGGTTTTTCCTGGAGGAGGCGCTCGCGGCGTGCAGTGAACCGTGGATGATTGAGAGAGTATACAAAAAGCTGAATGCAAAAGTGCGGGAGCGTTTCGGCGGGACGTACGGGATGCAGAGAGGAGAATGA
- the aspS gene encoding aspartate--tRNA(Asn) ligase translates to MEYVTGVSKKETVEISEILSGDFEGKQVKVNGAVHTIRDMGEVAFVILRKREGLLQCVFEEGKTKFDLKELKEASTIEVEGTVRAEHRAPNGFEVRLDTIRVLSEPAEQLPFAISKWKLQTTLETNLDHRAIALRNVRERAKFRIQEGVVRGFRDFLYSEGFTEIHTPKIGAKSAEGGANLFRLEYFHRPAVLQQSPQFYKQMMVGVFDRVFETAPVFRAEKHNTKRHLNEYTSLDFEMGYIDGFEDIMAMETGFLQYTMKFLERDYAKELKMLGVTLPNVEQIPAVRFDEAKQKVAEKYHRQIRNPYDLEPEEEALIGQYYKEECGADFVFVTHYPSKKRPFYAMDDPADPTYTLSFDLLYHGLEITTGGQRIHDYQMLLDKIEKRGMTTEGMEQYLAVFKYGMPPHGGLGIGLERLTMKLVGEDNVRETTLFPRDLSRLEP, encoded by the coding sequence ATGGAATATGTAACAGGAGTGAGCAAAAAAGAAACGGTGGAAATCAGTGAAATCCTTTCCGGGGATTTCGAGGGAAAACAGGTAAAAGTGAATGGCGCCGTCCACACCATCCGCGATATGGGCGAGGTTGCATTTGTGATCCTGCGCAAGAGAGAGGGATTACTGCAGTGCGTATTTGAAGAGGGAAAAACAAAGTTCGATTTAAAAGAACTGAAGGAAGCGTCGACCATCGAGGTGGAGGGAACCGTGCGGGCAGAGCACCGCGCGCCGAACGGATTTGAGGTACGTCTGGATACAATCCGCGTGTTGTCGGAACCGGCGGAACAGCTTCCGTTTGCGATTTCCAAGTGGAAACTGCAAACGACGTTGGAGACGAATCTGGATCACCGTGCGATTGCGTTGCGCAACGTCAGAGAGCGGGCGAAGTTCCGCATCCAGGAGGGCGTGGTCAGAGGATTCCGTGATTTTCTGTACAGCGAAGGGTTTACGGAGATTCATACACCGAAGATCGGAGCGAAAAGCGCCGAGGGCGGCGCGAATCTGTTCCGGCTGGAGTATTTTCACAGACCGGCAGTGCTGCAGCAGAGCCCGCAGTTTTACAAGCAGATGATGGTGGGCGTGTTCGACCGGGTATTTGAGACCGCGCCGGTGTTCCGTGCGGAAAAGCACAATACCAAGCGTCATTTGAACGAATATACCAGCCTTGACTTTGAGATGGGATACATCGACGGATTTGAGGACATCATGGCGATGGAAACCGGATTTTTACAATATACCATGAAGTTTTTGGAGCGGGATTACGCCAAGGAATTAAAGATGCTTGGCGTGACGCTTCCGAATGTGGAGCAGATCCCAGCGGTTCGCTTTGATGAGGCGAAACAGAAAGTGGCGGAAAAATATCACCGCCAGATCAGAAATCCTTACGATCTTGAGCCGGAAGAGGAAGCGCTGATCGGACAGTATTATAAGGAAGAATGTGGTGCGGATTTTGTATTTGTGACACATTACCCGTCGAAAAAACGTCCGTTTTATGCGATGGACGATCCCGCAGATCCGACATACACGCTGAGCTTTGACCTGTTGTATCACGGACTGGAGATCACGACAGGTGGTCAGAGAATCCACGATTATCAGATGTTGCTGGATAAGATCGAGAAGCGCGGCATGACGACCGAGGGAATGGAACAGTATCTGGCGGTATTCAAATACGGCATGCCACCGCACGGCGGACTGGGAATCGGACTTGAGCGCCTGACCATGAAGCTGGTCGGCGAGGACAATGTCCGCGAGACAACCCTGTTCCCAAGGGATTTAAGCCGCCTGGAACCGTAA
- a CDS encoding low molecular weight protein-tyrosine-phosphatase produces the protein MIKILFICHGNICRSPMAEFILKDKVEKRGLTSRFEIASAATSTEEIWNGKGNPIYPPAQAELRRRGIDGTAYTDFSGKRARQVTREDYEHYDYLLCADTANIRNTIRITGADTEGKIRLLLDYTDRPGCSIADPWYSGNFEDTYRDVDAGCEGFLAYLKEKGAI, from the coding sequence ATGATAAAAATATTATTTATTTGCCACGGCAACATCTGCCGTTCCCCAATGGCAGAGTTCATTTTAAAAGACAAAGTCGAAAAGCGAGGTCTCACTTCCCGTTTCGAGATCGCTTCCGCTGCCACCTCCACAGAAGAGATCTGGAACGGAAAAGGCAATCCGATCTATCCGCCGGCGCAGGCAGAATTGAGACGGCGTGGGATTGACGGGACGGCGTACACGGATTTTAGCGGCAAGCGCGCCAGGCAGGTGACCAGGGAAGACTATGAGCATTATGACTATTTACTCTGTGCAGATACTGCGAATATCCGCAATACGATCCGGATCACGGGAGCGGATACGGAGGGGAAGATCAGGCTGTTGTTAGATTACACGGACAGACCGGGCTGCTCAATCGCAGACCCTTGGTACAGCGGTAATTTTGAGGATACCTACCGGGACGTGGATGCCGGATGCGAGGGATTTCTCGCGTACTTAAAAGAAAAAGGTGCAATTTAG
- a CDS encoding restriction endonuclease subunit S has protein sequence MKRLDEIFTVTYGVNLELCYLTIDDSEDAINYVSRTKSKNGVSARVSRMENVKPNPGKTISVALTGSVLEAFYQEEEYYSGRDIAYLTPIKDMDMWTMIQYCTIIRYNQYKYSYGRGANRTIGKLFIPDLDEIKTFPKYNQLPDISQIPDYFLNEGYNKACWYLDNIDKDEFEKKYAKPAINKRISLNDRKWDYFKLNKLFDIKKGKRLTKADQTMGDTPFIGATAINNGVTGYIGQEPMHEGNTISLTYNGSIGEAFYQEVPFWASDDVNVLYLKGRELNPHLALFFCQILRLEGELHSYARKWNLEHMNDTKIKLPIDKDGEPDYDFMEQYIKSLSFSGNIG, from the coding sequence ATGAAACGGCTCGATGAAATATTCACTGTTACATATGGTGTTAATCTGGAATTATGCTATCTTACTATTGATGATTCAGAAGATGCGATAAACTATGTGTCGCGAACAAAGAGTAAAAATGGTGTATCCGCTCGTGTTTCACGAATGGAGAATGTGAAACCTAATCCAGGCAAAACAATTTCTGTAGCTTTGACGGGTAGTGTGTTAGAAGCGTTTTATCAGGAAGAAGAATACTATTCTGGAAGAGATATAGCATATCTAACACCTATTAAAGATATGGATATGTGGACTATGATTCAGTATTGTACCATTATTCGATATAATCAATATAAGTATTCATATGGACGTGGTGCAAACAGAACAATTGGAAAATTATTTATTCCAGATCTTGATGAAATAAAAACTTTCCCGAAGTATAATCAACTTCCGGATATATCACAGATACCAGATTACTTTTTGAACGAGGGATATAATAAAGCGTGTTGGTATTTAGATAACATTGATAAAGATGAGTTTGAAAAGAAATATGCTAAACCTGCAATTAATAAAAGAATATCACTAAATGACAGAAAATGGGATTATTTCAAGTTAAACAAATTGTTTGATATAAAGAAAGGGAAACGATTAACAAAAGCTGATCAAACAATGGGAGATACTCCCTTTATAGGTGCTACAGCAATTAATAATGGGGTAACTGGTTATATAGGTCAAGAACCAATGCATGAAGGTAATACTATTTCATTGACGTATAACGGTTCGATTGGTGAAGCTTTTTATCAAGAAGTACCTTTTTGGGCGTCTGATGATGTAAATGTTTTATATTTAAAAGGTAGGGAATTAAATCCTCATTTAGCATTATTTTTTTGTCAAATTCTTAGATTGGAAGGCGAATTACATTCTTACGCCAGAAAATGGAATTTGGAACATATGAATGATACAAAGATTAAGCTTCCGATTGATAAAGATGGGGAGCCAGATTATGACTTTATGGAGCAATATATAAAGTCATTATCTTTTAGTGGAAATATCGGATAA
- a CDS encoding HsdM family class I SAM-dependent methyltransferase, giving the protein MAKKDSSEETTKGLVADKLKEIDGYPMAQNTTVDGITWFKEDSYKGTSYDWLKDVFKKASKKQTMRSKGTPDYVVTLDGSDIIIVIECKGSVDDHSCLDDVEDYVKHGYGGADETEKYAINGALWYASFLKSDYDVISIGISGQTEQTARVSSFVWPKGEEISSIALIEDGYLDNSLVSITQYKSDVNSVLGRMGETEETVRKQLRRYTLNCANFLRQNGIEDNSKAGFVSAIILGLTNHESALYKNTKNAIDHKKSTKAKKMLSDPIGKSAVNQLKSSLYGDGKDIYDESYIRGIWDIDGIPQGKRISLKKFYDTLLAKDELTQAPKGKDKLFPDGDTVLSCCIYSLYENVIEVLDTYTGIDVMGEFYTTFLRFTKGNAKEKGIVLTPKHVTELFCDIAEFYSDRKFDENTKILDICCGTGAFLIASLNRIKQNIQSEVVSDEKKVSRYEDAQKNSLIGVERDASMYALAYANMRFHGDGKSNLFNCSSLLIDSYAPVDDSGKTYTDTGKIPLNEALSDFGDIDIGMINPPYSLDKKDNSSKQEYPIVKQINELKDKNKRLNKKIKEYRKKTDGKDYSEAIFNCQNEIKANNDLLNKYEKDFTNSGLREVAIQKGQDELDFIASMLHYLKKGGIGLAIVPMSCAGNSGTKLRAELLKYHTLLACMTMPPQLFYDSHVGTATCIMVFKAHIPHDKNKATFFGRWQNDGFKVIPHNGRKDTGAWSSIREEWINQLDGTAAIDDTIWLRKKINPNDEALAEAYIETDYNKLDDSVFERTIKKYALYKYMDEKGLLGD; this is encoded by the coding sequence ATGGCTAAAAAAGATTCTAGCGAGGAAACAACCAAAGGTTTGGTTGCAGATAAACTGAAAGAAATTGATGGCTATCCTATGGCGCAAAATACAACAGTGGATGGGATAACTTGGTTCAAAGAAGATAGCTATAAGGGAACGTCTTATGATTGGCTGAAAGATGTATTTAAAAAAGCATCAAAGAAGCAGACTATGCGTTCAAAGGGAACGCCAGATTATGTTGTAACACTTGATGGTTCAGACATCATTATAGTTATTGAATGTAAGGGCTCTGTAGATGATCATTCATGTCTAGATGACGTTGAAGATTATGTTAAACATGGGTATGGTGGGGCAGATGAAACTGAAAAGTATGCAATAAACGGAGCGTTATGGTATGCATCTTTTTTGAAATCCGATTATGATGTTATATCTATTGGCATTTCAGGTCAAACGGAGCAAACAGCAAGAGTTTCGTCTTTTGTTTGGCCTAAAGGTGAGGAGATTTCGAGTATTGCACTTATTGAAGATGGTTATTTGGATAATTCGCTAGTATCTATTACCCAGTATAAGTCTGATGTTAACAGTGTTCTTGGAAGAATGGGAGAAACAGAGGAAACTGTTAGAAAGCAGTTAAGAAGGTATACGCTTAATTGTGCTAACTTCTTAAGGCAGAATGGCATTGAAGATAATTCAAAAGCAGGATTTGTGTCAGCAATCATTCTTGGCTTAACTAATCATGAATCTGCATTATATAAAAACACAAAAAATGCAATTGACCATAAGAAGAGTACTAAAGCGAAGAAAATGCTTTCTGATCCGATTGGAAAAAGTGCTGTTAATCAGCTTAAAAGCTCATTGTATGGCGATGGCAAAGATATATATGATGAATCATATATAAGAGGAATTTGGGATATAGATGGAATTCCGCAGGGAAAAAGAATATCTCTAAAAAAGTTTTATGATACGCTTCTTGCAAAGGATGAGTTGACACAGGCACCAAAGGGAAAAGATAAATTATTTCCAGACGGAGATACTGTCTTGTCATGCTGCATATATTCTTTGTATGAAAACGTAATTGAAGTACTAGATACTTATACTGGTATTGATGTAATGGGTGAATTTTATACTACTTTCTTAAGATTTACAAAAGGCAATGCAAAGGAAAAGGGAATTGTATTAACGCCCAAGCATGTGACAGAACTTTTTTGCGATATTGCGGAGTTTTATAGTGACAGAAAATTTGATGAGAATACAAAGATATTAGATATTTGTTGTGGAACAGGAGCATTTTTGATTGCTTCTCTTAACAGGATAAAACAAAATATTCAAAGTGAAGTAGTTAGCGATGAAAAGAAGGTATCTAGATATGAGGATGCACAGAAGAACAGCTTAATAGGAGTTGAACGTGATGCATCTATGTATGCACTTGCTTATGCTAACATGAGATTTCACGGGGATGGCAAATCAAATTTATTTAACTGTTCTTCACTGTTGATAGATTCTTACGCTCCGGTAGATGATAGCGGAAAGACATATACAGATACAGGTAAAATTCCTTTAAATGAAGCGTTAAGTGATTTTGGTGATATAGATATTGGTATGATTAATCCACCATATTCACTTGATAAAAAGGATAATTCTTCCAAGCAAGAATATCCTATAGTTAAGCAGATAAATGAGCTAAAAGATAAGAATAAAAGGCTTAATAAAAAAATCAAGGAATATCGAAAAAAGACAGACGGAAAAGATTATTCAGAAGCTATTTTTAATTGCCAAAATGAGATAAAAGCCAATAATGATTTATTAAATAAGTATGAAAAAGATTTTACAAATAGTGGATTAAGAGAAGTTGCAATTCAAAAGGGGCAAGATGAGTTAGATTTCATTGCTTCCATGCTTCATTATTTGAAAAAGGGAGGTATTGGTTTGGCTATTGTTCCTATGTCTTGTGCGGGAAATAGTGGTACTAAATTAAGAGCAGAGTTATTGAAGTATCATACATTACTTGCATGTATGACAATGCCACCGCAATTATTCTATGATAGCCATGTAGGAACAGCTACTTGCATTATGGTATTTAAAGCGCACATTCCACATGATAAAAACAAAGCAACATTTTTCGGAAGATGGCAAAATGATGGATTCAAGGTTATTCCACACAACGGAAGAAAAGACACCGGTGCATGGAGTAGTATACGAGAAGAATGGATAAACCAACTTGATGGTACCGCAGCCATTGATGATACAATTTGGCTTCGTAAAAAGATTAACCCGAATGATGAAGCGTTGGCAGAAGCATATATTGAAACTGATTATAATAAGTTGGATGATTCGGTATTTGAAAGGACAATCAAGAAATATGCATTGTATAAGTACATGGATGAAAAGGGTTTGTTGGGGGATTAA
- a CDS encoding type II toxin -antitoxin system TacA 1-like antitoxin, producing MNKTYSMSIRVSEEELEKLKQAARLETYASYSEFVRRTALLEASKIITENTEKENKNNG from the coding sequence ATGAATAAGACATATTCAATGAGTATACGTGTTAGTGAGGAAGAACTTGAAAAGCTTAAACAAGCTGCTCGGTTAGAAACCTACGCTTCGTATAGCGAGTTTGTTAGAAGAACTGCCTTGCTAGAGGCATCAAAGATTATTACTGAGAATACTGAGAAGGAGAATAAGAACAATGGCTAA
- a CDS encoding ketopantoate reductase family protein yields MKYQSVAILGAGAVGSYVMWGLAKKKEIDLCVVASGERKARYERDGFVINGQVYHPAVRTPEEAAGVDLLIVATKYQALRPALGDIQTVAGGHTTVMSLMNGVDSEEIIGEVIDPSQIVYSLIKVASERKGNQVVFDPETTIGIVYGEADLSRGTGRIEALNDLFAGTGLHYRATDVIRTEIWSKFRLNVPNNQAQAMVGCGVGAYRDSEHVAFLRDRLREEVDRIAEKKGIDFDKADTSSTFGSKVRDRARYSTLQDLDAGRHTEVDMFAGAVVRMGRELGIPTPYNEFTYHMIKALEEKNDGKFDYE; encoded by the coding sequence ATGAAATATCAGTCGGTTGCCATTCTTGGCGCAGGAGCAGTGGGTTCTTATGTCATGTGGGGGCTTGCAAAAAAGAAAGAGATTGATCTGTGCGTAGTCGCATCGGGAGAGCGGAAGGCGCGCTATGAGAGGGACGGCTTTGTCATTAACGGGCAGGTATACCACCCCGCTGTTAGGACGCCGGAGGAGGCTGCCGGTGTCGATCTTTTAATCGTTGCAACCAAGTATCAGGCACTTCGCCCGGCACTTGGCGATATTCAGACTGTGGCAGGCGGACACACGACAGTGATGAGCCTGATGAACGGCGTGGACAGCGAGGAGATCATCGGAGAGGTCATTGATCCGTCCCAAATTGTCTATTCATTGATCAAGGTTGCCTCGGAGCGAAAGGGCAATCAGGTGGTATTCGATCCGGAGACGACCATCGGTATTGTATATGGAGAGGCGGATCTTAGCAGAGGCACCGGACGCATTGAGGCGCTGAACGATCTTTTCGCGGGTACAGGGCTGCACTACCGTGCGACGGACGTCATCCGCACGGAGATCTGGAGCAAATTCCGGCTCAACGTACCGAACAACCAGGCACAGGCGATGGTGGGGTGCGGGGTAGGCGCCTACCGTGACAGTGAGCATGTGGCATTTTTGCGGGACCGGCTGCGGGAAGAGGTGGACCGGATCGCGGAGAAAAAGGGGATCGATTTTGACAAGGCGGATACCTCGTCCACCTTCGGCAGTAAGGTGCGGGATCGGGCGCGCTATTCCACACTGCAGGATCTGGATGCGGGGCGCCACACGGAAGTGGACATGTTCGCCGGCGCGGTGGTGCGCATGGGGCGTGAACTGGGGATCCCGACACCGTACAATGAGTTTACCTACCATATGATAAAGGCACTGGAGGAGAAAAACGACGGGAAGTTCGATTATGAGTAG